The following proteins are co-located in the Streptococcus downei MFe28 genome:
- the dltD gene encoding D-alanyl-lipoteichoic acid biosynthesis protein DltD, with translation MLKRLWQILGPLVCAMVLVVALIALYPTKREHSFQAEKDDAVALTKISFKSRSKKVRALSDPNHRFVPFFGSSEWSRMDAMHPSVLAEAYNRGYTPYLLGQRGAASLTQYFGIQQIIPQMTKKQAVYVISPQWFVKKGANAAAFQSFFSNDQMVSFLRRQRGTSYDQYAAKRFLELYPESSLSQMMEKVAKGQELSKADRGQLKLRQKVLEKEDNFYSQFAVSSRNYDDKIAKKAESLPKTFSYETLSNRADQLAAKATDNNPFRVSNNFFNTRLKGNYKALKGSQTKFDYTQSPEFNDLQLVLHQFAQMDTDVLFIIPPVNKKWSDYTGLDTKKYQESVAKIKYQLQSQGFNHIADLSKDGDRPYFMQDTIHLGWNGWLAADKYINPFLTQKQAQPNYQINDAFLSQTWANYTGQPDDFNK, from the coding sequence ATGCTTAAACGTTTATGGCAAATTTTGGGCCCTCTGGTCTGTGCCATGGTCTTGGTTGTTGCCCTGATTGCTCTCTATCCGACTAAGCGAGAACATTCCTTCCAGGCAGAGAAAGATGACGCTGTGGCCTTGACAAAGATCAGCTTTAAGAGTCGCTCCAAAAAGGTTAGGGCCCTTAGTGATCCTAACCACCGCTTCGTTCCCTTCTTTGGGTCTAGTGAATGGTCTCGTATGGATGCCATGCACCCGTCGGTTTTGGCGGAAGCTTACAACCGAGGCTACACTCCCTACCTATTGGGGCAAAGAGGAGCAGCTTCTCTGACGCAATATTTTGGGATACAGCAGATTATTCCTCAGATGACTAAGAAGCAGGCGGTCTATGTCATTTCACCCCAGTGGTTTGTTAAGAAGGGGGCCAATGCTGCTGCCTTCCAAAGTTTCTTTAGCAATGACCAGATGGTTTCTTTCTTGCGTAGGCAAAGAGGGACAAGCTATGATCAGTATGCTGCGAAACGCTTCCTTGAACTTTATCCGGAATCATCTCTGTCTCAGATGATGGAAAAGGTAGCCAAGGGACAGGAGCTTTCTAAGGCGGATCGGGGCCAACTCAAATTGCGACAAAAGGTCTTGGAAAAAGAGGATAATTTCTATAGCCAGTTTGCAGTTAGCAGTCGCAATTATGACGATAAAATTGCTAAGAAGGCCGAGAGCCTGCCTAAGACTTTTTCTTACGAGACCTTATCGAATCGGGCTGATCAATTGGCGGCTAAGGCAACCGATAATAATCCTTTCAGGGTTTCTAATAACTTCTTTAACACCCGTCTTAAGGGGAATTATAAGGCCTTAAAGGGATCGCAGACGAAATTTGACTATACCCAGTCGCCAGAATTCAACGACTTGCAACTGGTTCTCCATCAGTTCGCTCAGATGGACACGGATGTGCTCTTTATTATTCCGCCTGTTAATAAGAAATGGTCTGACTATACCGGGCTAGATACCAAGAAGTACCAAGAGTCAGTCGCTAAAATCAAGTATCAATTGCAAAGTCAGGGCTTCAACCATATTGCTGACCTGTCTAAGGACGGCGACCGCCCTTACTTTATGCAGGATACCATCCACCTAGGTTGGAATGGTTGGTTAGCGGCTGATAAGTATATCAATCCTTTCTTGACCCAGAAACAAGCTCAACCCAACTATCAAATCAATGATGCCTTTCTTAGCCAAACTTGGGCTAATTATACAGGTCAACCTGATGATTTCAACAAATGA
- the dltC gene encoding D-alanine--poly(phosphoribitol) ligase subunit DltC, with protein MDIKADVIEIIDDLFMEDVSDMMDEDLFDAGVLDSMGTVELIVELENHFDISVPVSEFGRDDWNTANKIVQGVTELRNA; from the coding sequence ATGGATATTAAAGCAGATGTTATTGAAATTATTGATGATCTTTTCATGGAAGATGTGTCTGACATGATGGATGAAGATTTATTTGATGCTGGTGTACTTGACAGTATGGGAACGGTCGAATTGATTGTGGAATTGGAAAATCACTTTGACATCAGTGTTCCCGTATCTGAGTTCGGTCGCGATGACTGGAATACCGCCAACAAGATTGTTCAAGGGGTAACGGAGTTACGTAATGCTTAA